In the Naumovozyma dairenensis CBS 421 chromosome 4, complete genome genome, one interval contains:
- the ACO1 gene encoding aconitate hydratase ACO1 (similar to Saccharomyces cerevisiae ACO1 (YLR304C); ancestral locus Anc_4.51), with protein sequence MLSARSSILRNPVLKRGLATATNLTRDSKVHQNLLEDHSFINYKQNVENLKIVKERLNNRPLTYAEKILYSHLDNPQEQDIERGVSYLKLRPDRVACQDATAQMAILQFMSAGLPEVAKPVTVHCDHLIQAQIGGEKDLKRAIDINKEVYDFLTTATAKYNMGFWGPGSGIIHQIVLENYAFPGALIIGTDSHTPNAGGLGQLAIGVGGADAVDVMADLPWELKAPKILGVKLTGKMNGWTSPKDIILKLAGITTVKGGTGKIVEYFGPGVDTFSATGMGTICNMGAEIGATTSVFPFNKSMVDYLKATRRGEIADFAQLYQKDFLSADKGCEYDEIVELDLTTLEPYVNGPFTPDLATPISKMKDVAVASGWPLDIRVGLIGSCTNSSYEDMSRSASIIKDAASHGLKAKTIFTVTPGSEQIRATIERDGQLQTFKEFGGIVLANACGPCIGQWDRQDIKKGEKNTIVSSYNRNFTSRNDGNPQTHAFVASPELVTAFAIAGDLRFNPITDKLKDKDGNEFLLKPPFGNGLPEDGYDPGEDTYTAPPADRAAVAVSIAPTSERLQVLKAFEPWNGKDALDMPILIKALGKTTTDHISMAGPWLKYRGHLENISNNYMIGAINAENKKANSIRNVYTGEYKGVPDTARDYRDQGIKWVVIGDENFGEGSSREHAALEPRFLGGFAIITRSFARIHETNLKKQGLLPLNFKNPADYDKINPDDRIDIVGLDKLAPGVDVTMKVHPKDGQVWEAPLTHTFNSEQIEWFKSGSALNKIKKDRTGSL encoded by the coding sequence ATGTTGTCTGCACGTTCCTCCATTTTGAGGAATCCAGTCCTAAAGAGAGGTCTAGCTACCGCTACTAATTTAACAAGAGATTCTAAAGTACATCAAAATCTATTAGAGGATCATTCATTCATCAATTACAAACAGAATGTcgaaaatttgaaaatcgTCAAAGAAAGGTTGAACAACAGACCATTAACATACGCTGAGAAGATCCTTTATTCTCATCTTGACAATCCACAGGAGcaagatattgaaagagGTGTCtcttatttgaaattgagaCCTGATCGTGTCGCTTGTCAAGATGCTACCGCTCAAATGGCAATCTTACAATTCATGTCTGCTGGTTTACCAGAAGTTGCCAAACCAGTCACTGTCCATTGTGACCATTTAATTCAAGCTCAAATAGGTGGTGAAAAGGATTTGAAAAGAGCAATTGACATAAATAAAGAAGTCTATGATTTCTTAACTACTGCTACTgctaaatataatatggGTTTCTGGGGTCCAGGTTCAGGTATTATTCATCAAATCGTTTTGGAAAATTACGCCTTCCCAGGTGCTTTAATTATTGGTACTGATTCTCATACTCCAAATGCAGGTGGGTTGGGTCAATTAGCCATCGGTGTAGGTGGTGCTGATGCAGTCGATGTTATGGCAGATCTACCATGGGAATTGAAAGCTCCAAAGATTTTAGGTGTAAAATTAACTGGTAAGATGAACGGTTGGACCTCTCCAAAGGatatcattttgaaattagcCGGTATCACTACTGTTAAAGGTGGTACTGGTAAGATTGTAGAATATTTCGGTCCTGGTGTTGACACTTTCTCAGCTACTGGTATGGGTACTATTTGTAATATGGGTGCCGAAATTGGTGCAACTACCTCCGTCTTCccatttaataaatcaatggttgattatttgaagGCAACTCGTCGTGGTGAAATTGCTGATTTTGCTCAACTATATCAAAAGGACTTCTTATCTGCTGATAAAGGTTGTGAATATGACGAAATCGTAGAACTTGATTTGACTACTTTAGAACCATACGTTAACGGTCCATTTACTCCAGATTTAGCTACCccaatttccaaaatgaaaGATGTAGCAGTTGCCTCTGGGTGGCCATTAGATATTAGAGTTGGTTTAATTGGTTCTTGTACGAACTCATCATACGAAGATATGTCTCGTTCTGCATCGATTATTAAAGATGCTGCCTCTCATGGTTTAAAAGCAAAGACTATTTTCACTGTTACTCCAGGTTCGGAACAAATTAGAGCTACTATTGAACGTGATGGTCAATTGCaaactttcaaagaatttgGTGGTATCGTCTTAGCAAATGCCTGTGGTCCATGTATTGGTCAATGGGATCGTCAAGATATTAAGAAAGGTGAGAAGAATACAATCGTCTCATCTTATAATAGAAATTTCACTTCAAGAAACGATGGTAACCCTCAAACACATGCATTCGTTGCCTCTCCAGAATTAGTTACAGCTTTTGCCATTGCTGGTGATTTAAGATTTAACCCTATCActgataaattgaaagataaggatggtaatgaatttttattgaaacCACCTTTCGGTAATGGGTTACCAGAAGATGGTTACGATCCAGGTGAAGATACTTATACTGCTCCACCAGCAGATCGTGCAGCTGTTGCCGTCAGTATTGCTCCAACTTCTGAACGTTTACAAGTTTTGAAAGCATTTGAACCTTGGAATGGTAAAGATGCCTTAGATATGCCAATTTTAATCAAAGCTTTAGGTAAGACCACTACTGATCATATTTCTATGGCTGGTCCTTGGTTGAAATATAGAGGtcatttagaaaatatCTCTAACAATTATATGATTGGTGCAATCAATGCTGAAAACAAGAAAGCCAACAGTATTAGAAATGTTTACACTGGTGAATATAAGGGTGTTCCAGATACTGCTAGAGACTATAGAGATCAAGGTATTAAATGGGTTGTCATTGGTGATGAAAATTTCGGTGAAGGTTCCTCTCGTGAGCATGCCGCTTTAGAACCAAGATTCCTAGGTGGTTTCGCCATCATTACTAGGTCATTTGCTCGTATTCATGAAACTAACTTGAAGAAACAAGGTCTATTACCATTGAACTTTAAGAACCCAGCTGATTACGATAAGATTAACCCAGATGATAGAATTGATATTGTTGGGCTAGATAAGTTGGCTCCAGGTGTTGACGTTACTATGAAGGTTCATCCAAAGGATGGTCAAGTATGGGAAGCTCCTTTAACTCACACATTTAACAGTGAACAAATTGAATGGTTTAAGAGTGGGTCTGCCTTAAATAAGATCAAGAAAGATAGAACAGGTTCATTGTAA
- the STT4 gene encoding 1-phosphatidylinositol 4-kinase STT4 (similar to Saccharomyces cerevisiae STT4 (YLR305C); ancestral locus Anc_4.50), with translation MRFYRTTKRTSSLRARALEKLAQLSLNKDDVKQDESLPPINGKGEADARISSRNTLGLIMRSLPISYSTDTSRLFTIPLTLNEWELLSSISQVIPDSLSTAEELLDNLISPYFLESSRQRISDVLYAKFKLDNLKNPNELLTFQLTKFLIAVSSKHPKLIDRCSKLIDGYLSAVKQLYSSKQSSLLSLLGFMNGFIQGKNSPELATFVWKRLSSFFIEEQFTSQLESILSSSSTYVNDVIVQYFEAKNEICGSLYIQLLSKLQSSFICDILDIPPRFRDLSSYLLEMQHLTYQITQEDNDSDDKTQIVDEFTYKIRKHKEVLTSICEFSLRYCQNDNDVDLSTDSRAIFSFDARGYFINCLCLVPFIADPDSELFQDFIRIVADSMDTFVFSEIITDSLIISIISAASLLNYFTEENSLTLLRIFPLLVSSQYISTSTIIEISKIFTIGLQPLNEDSIVSTIYSLNNLLIATDDGSANPILRERKLTITSGGTMSFSGVRRSGTVESLQTLRSAASSPYRKKTIKKQTSHVLASGGSTTYHGRLFKNCVTATTTIASHYNKQSIRLLAFSILSQKITAVSEELDEIIPDAIAKLSTYMTVTEFSQVLKFFKAILSRQEDGTLFDGIINAKTILSTHFLSEQYNSELYRIYLRDLLETIISCGEVEKLEHHRPHTEISRVAEQISSYLGPLAALLPKPGEKPLDLSQDEQTTNMLRNVWFNMVIHGFHYKSKLVNKYKIQLLTIAYNSPPLASDFPANNKEMSLEMNTILRRGSSNANVKEQKQAIVDYFNVNAVQSRTISLSKIMFLAATTLLETLRCEAGDCSKVLLYFSDPSITTTSLEKPINILAVAMIAKFSQLVQSGDFKLFNSKTIALQLNNLLLCLAHRNPTLQESAFHYSDLFIRRIPSSLCHHQSLYTLLDLLTALFDSVVDCETNKFEPHYKFILKHSRVEILLPGSSMWRTSALSKLHKIAKQWVQIILNKSAQDTKILLQTYVSDLNTYNIMANVDYGISFAMELAGMVLSADVELSKLEFRGPERPNTVAKFISQHSWRSKYLVDTAMVSSQQDIVDELGLLSNTIRGKLDTGIKVVSKDVTNFLDMSAALLILGNYRSGSLLYDIVHIPFEVFTSESLKSATNVWLSIIKERRDLAHLLLVDVTYCWLESIKNNVGVYSRKYDLIEEEYQIMTYKPYNKKAINREANFVSQSMQPHRHVIKFFLSHFEGTLYQSKHLLAVFTKCALLGVSNLKKASLHPFSRMIRNELLIFAILVLIVNDRQGTKLIKDLCREIVYGGLTWFYEKRNWPFGSNELKIKADLSTMKNLYDKLNSVTVIMKKYCNKEFTLLMVFLESEIEQVQTWLTPLDKIDKTSSYTVTLESVKTAFTIDPRLAVSLSQRYPGNDIESGLVTLINQDPLRCVNCPIAIDPFIINNYRKRILPTAAMDSKLKDKMHIVLYWKPVSPLKSINLFLPQWNSDSFLLQYSVFSLESHDVNVTFFYVPQIVQCLRYDKTGYVERLIFDTAKINILFSHQIIWNLFANCYKDDEGTVPDDIKPTLDRVRERMVSSFDADTLDFYKKEFGYFNEVTSISGKLKPYIKKSKAEKKHKIDEEMNKIVVKPGVYLPSNPDGVVIDIDRKSGKPLQSHAKAPFMATFKIRKDIENEDTGITENVEKWQGAIFKVGDDCRQDVLALQLISMFKTIWSSIGLDVYVFPYRVTATAPGCGVIDVLPNSISRDMLGREAVNGLYEYFITKFGSESTIEFQNARNNFVKSLAGYSVISYLLQFKDRHNGNIMYDDKGHCLHTDFGFIFDIVPGGVKFEAVPFKLTKEMVKVMGGSSQAAAYQDFEELCIKAYLSARPHMDSILECVKPMLESGLPCFKGEKTIKNLRNRFQPERDQHEAALFMRGLIKKSYESLFTKGYDEFQRLTNGIPY, from the coding sequence ATGAGGTTCTATAGGACTACCAAAAGAACGTCATCATTGAGGGCAAGAGCTTTGGAAAAGCTGGCTCAGCTATCTTTGAACAAAGACGATGTCAAACAGGATGAATCTTTGCCACCTATAAATGGAAAAGGTGAGGCAGATGCAAGGATTTCCTCGAGAAATACCTTAGGTCTAATTATGCGATCACTACCTATTTCTTATTCAACTGATACATCAAGATTATTTACTATTCCATTGACCTTGAATGAATGGGAATTATTGTCTTCCATTTCCCAAGTAATCCCGGATTCACTCTCCACAGCTGAAGAACTTCTCGATAACCTAATATCCCCATACTTTTTAGAGTCATCAAGACAAAGAATATCCGATGTTCTTTACGCCAAATTTAAACTAgataatttgaagaatCCCAATGAACTTTTAACTTTCCAATTAACAAAATTTCTAATAGCTGTCTCTTCCAAACATCctaaattaattgatagATGCTCAAAATTAATAGACGGGTATTTATCAGCTGTCAAGCAACTTTATTCTAGCAAACAATCAAGTTTACTTTCCTTGCTTGGTTTTATGAATGGGTTTATTCAAGGAAAAAATTCTCCTGAGTTAGCGACTTTCGTTTGGAAGCgactttcttcttttttcataGAAGAACAGTTTACCTCTCAACTCGAATCcattctttcttcttcttctacatATGTGAATGATGTAATTGTCCAATATTTTGAAGCTAAAAATGAAATCTGTGGTTCGCTATATATCCAATTACTTTCTAAGCTACAATCATCTTTTATTTGTGACATACTTGATATCCCACCCCGTTTTAGAGATTTATCTTCATACTTGCTAGAGATGCAGCATTTGACGTATCAGATTACTCAAGAAGACAACGATTCTGACGATAAGACACaaattgttgatgaattCACCTATAAAATTCGTAAACATAAAGAAGTACTTACAAGTATCTGTGAATTTTCTTTGAGATATTGCCAAAATGACAATGATGTGGATTTATCAACAGACAGCAGAgcaatattttcttttgatgCAAGGGgatattttatcaattgCTTATGTTTGGTTCCATTTATTGCTGACCCTGATTCAGAATTATTTCAAGACTTTATAAGGATTGTCGCTGATTCTATGGACACATTTGTTTTCTCTGAAATTATTACAGATTCTTTGATTATATCGATCATATCAGCTGCTTCGTTACTAAATTATTTCACTGaagaaaattcattaacgTTATTGCGTATTTTCCCATTACTTGTTTCATCTCAGTACATTAGTACATCGACTATaattgaaatatcaaaaattttTACAATCGGTTTACAGCCCTTAAACGAGGACTCTATTGTCAGCACCATctattctttaaataatttgcTGATTGCCACTGATGATGGCTCAGCAAATCCTATACTAAGAGAACGTAAATTAACGATCACTTCTGGTGGGACTATGAGCTTCAGTGGGGTTCGTAGGTCCGGAACAGTTGAATCTTTACAAACATTAAGAAGTGCAGCAAGTTCACcatatagaaaaaaaaccataaagaaacaaacgTCTCATGTATTAGCCTCAGGTGGATCAACTACTTACCATGGGAGgttatttaaaaattgtgTGACggcaacaacaaccatcGCTTCTCATTATAACAAACAATCGATTAGATTGTTGGCCTTTTCTATTCTAAGCCAAAAAATTACAGCTGTTTCCGAGGAATTAGATGAAATCATTCCAGATGCTATTGCAAAACTATCTACCTACATGACAGTAACTGAATTTTCACAggttttgaaattcttcaaaGCGATATTATCAAGGCAAGAGGACGGCACATTATTCGACGGTATTATAAATGCGAAAACTATACTATCTACTCATTTTCTCTCAGAGCAGTATAACTCAGAATTGTACAGGATTTACCTTCGAGATTTATTAGAGACTATTATCTCATGTGGTGAAGTGGAGAAATTAGAACACCACAGACCTCATACTGAAATTTCCCGCGTCGCAGAACagatttcttcttatttaGGTCCTTTAGCAGCTTTGTTACCCAAGCCAGGCGAGAAGCCCCTGGATCTAAGTCAAGATGAACAAACCACAAATATGTTAAGAAATGTCTGGTTTAATATGGTCATTCATGGATTTCATTATAAATCAAAACTTGTTAATAAATACAAAATCCAATTACTCACAATTGCATATAATAGTCCACCATTAGCATCTGACTTTCCTGCAAATAATAAGGAGATGTCACTAGAAATGAATACCATTTTACGTCGTGGGTCTTCTAATGCGAACGTCaaagaacaaaaacaaGCAATTGTGGACTATTTCAACGTTAACGCAGTTCAATCTAGgacaatatcattatcaaaaataatgttCCTAGCTGCAACGACATTGTTAGAAACCTTAAGATGTGAAGCAGGTGATTGTTCTAAAGttcttttgtatttttcaGATCCATCGATTACCACCACATCCTTGGAGAAACCAATAAACATTCTGGCGGTAGCTATGATAGCAAAATTTTCTCAACTAGTTCAATCAGGtgattttaaattattcaattcgAAGACAATTGCCTTacaattaaacaatttaCTATTGTGTTTAGCCCATAGGAATCCAACTCTTCAAGAGTCTGCTTTTCATTATAGTGATCTTTTTATTAGACGTATCCCATCATCATTATGCCATCATCAATCTCTATATACGTTATTGGATCTTTTGACTGCGCTTTTCGATAGTGTTGTTGATTgtgaaacaaataaatttgaaCCTCATTATAAATTTATATTAAAACATTCACGAGTTGAAATTCTACTGCCAGGTTCGTCCATGTGGCGTACATCAGCATTGTCCAAGTTGCACAAGATTGCGAAGCAATGGGTACAGATAATCTTGAATAAATCTGCTCAAGACACTAAGATTCTTTTACAAACTTATGTTTCTGATTTGAATACGTATAATATAATGGCAAATGTTGACTACGGTATTTCATTTGCCATGGAATTAGCAGGTATGGTTCTAAGTGCTGACGTTGAGTTAAGTAAATTGGAATTCAGAGGACCCGAAAGACCAAATACAGTTGCTAAATTTATTTCTCAACATTCATGGAGATCTAAATATCTTGTTGATACAGCAATGGTTTCATCTCAACAAGATATTGTTGATGAACTAGGACTTTTATCGAATACAATTAGGGGAAAGTTAGATACTGGTATTAAAGTTGTTAGTAAAGATGTGACGAATTTCCTTGATATGTCAGCTGCGTTATTGATTTTAGGTAATTATAGATCAGGTTCGCTGCTATATGATATCGTTCATATCCCTTTTGAAGTCTTTACATCAGAATCACTGAAATCAGCAACGAATGTATGGTTAAGTATTATCAAGGAGAGACGTGATTTGGCTCATCTTTTATTAGTTGATGTAACATACTGTTGGTTAGAGTCAATTAAGAATAACGTTGGAGTATATTCAAGGAAAtatgatttaattgaagaagagtATCAAATAATGACTTATAAACCATACAATAAGAAGGCGATTAATAGAGAGGCCAATTTTGTTTCACAATCTATGCAACCGCATAGACATgtcattaaatttttcctttctcATTTTGAAGGTACATTGTATCAAAGCAAACACTTATTGGCGGTCTTTACAAAATGCGCATTACTTGGTGTTtcgaatttgaaaaaagcATCATTACATCCCTTTTCACGTATGATACgtaatgaattattaatttttgcCATTTTAGTACTAATTGTCAATGATAGACAAGGCACAAAACttattaaagatttatgTCGTGAAATTGTATATGGTGGGTTAACGTGGTTCTATGAAAAGAGGAATTGGCCATTTGGTTCCaatgaattaaaaattaAGGCAGACCTATcaacaatgaaaaatctttatgataaattaaattcagTAACggtgataatgaaaaaatattgtaataaagaatttacTTTATTGATGGTATTTTTAGAAAGCGAAATTGAGCAAGTTCAAACTTGGTTGACTCCTTTAGATAAGATAGATAAGACAAGCTCTTACACAGTTACGTTAGAAAGTGTGAAGACGGCATTTACCATTGATCCTCGATTAGCTGTATCTCTTTCTCAAAGATATCCAggtaatgatattgaatctGGGTTAGTAactttaataaatcaagaCCCATTAAGATGTGTCAATTGTCCTATTGCGATAGAcccatttattattaataattatcGTAAGAGAATATTGCCCACCGCTGCGATGGATAGTAAACTTAAGGATAAGATGCATATTGTTCTATATTGGAAACCAGTGAGCCCATTAAAATCTATCAATTTGTTTTTACCCCAATGGAATAGtgattcatttttattacaaTACAGTGTGTTTTCATTAGAATCACATGATGTTAATGTTACATTTTTCTACGTCCCACAAATTGTTCAATGTTTAAGATATGATAAGACTGGATATGTGGAGAGATTGATTTTTGATACTGCTAagattaatatattattttctcaTCAAATCATTTGGAATTTGTTTGCAAATTGttataaagatgatgaaggaACAGTGCCTGATGATATTAAGCCTACCTTAGATCGTGTTCGTGAAAGAATGgtttcatcatttgatgCCGATACGCTTGATTTTTATAAGAAAGAATTTGGTTATTTCAACGAAGTGACTAGTATATCAGGTAAATTGAAACCATACATTAAGAAAAGTAAAGCTGAGAAGAAGCACAAGATTGATGAAGAGATGAATAAGATAGTAGTTAAACCTGGCGTTTATTTGCCATCTAATCCTGATGGTGTGGTCATTGATATTGATCGTAAGAGTGGTAAGCCATTACAATCGCATGCAAAGGCCCCTTTCATGGCTACTTTCAAGATCCGTAAAGATATTGAGAATGAAGATACAGGTATTACCGAGaatgttgaaaaatggCAAGGTGCAATTTTCAAAGTGGGTGATGATTGTAGACAAGATGTGTTGGCTTTACAATTAATATCTATGTTTAAGACAATTTGGTCTAGTATTGGGTTGGATGTGTATGTTTTCCCCTACAGAGTGACAGCAACTGCTCCTGGATGCGGTGTTATTGATGTTTTACCAAACTCTATATCTCGTGATATGTTAGGACGTGAGGCAGTCAATGGACTTTACGAATATTTTATCACTAAGTTTGGTAGTGAAAGTACCattgaatttcaaaatgcACGTAATAATTTTGTCAAATCTTTGGCAGGTTATAGTGTTATTTCTTATTTGTTACAATTTAAAGATAGACACAATGGTAATATTATGTATGATGATAAGGGACATTGTTTACATACTGATTTTGGTTTCATCTTTGATATTGTTCCAGGGGGTGTTAAATTTGAAGCAGTTCCATTTAAATTGACCAAAGAGATGGTTAAAGTTATGGGAGGTTCATCTCAAGCTGCGGCATATcaagattttgaagaacTATGTATCAAGGCATATTTATCAGCTAGGCCCCACATGGATTCAATCCTTGAATGTGTCAAACCCATGTTAGAGAGTGGGTTACCATGTTTCAAAGGTGAGAAGACGATCAAGAATTTGAGAAATAGATTTCAACCTGAGAGAGATCAACATGAAGCAGCATTGTTTATGAGAGGTCTTATCAAGAAAAGTTACGAAAGTTTGTTCACGAAGGGTTACGACGAATTCCAGAGGTTGACCAACGGTATTCCATATTGA
- the UBC12 gene encoding NEDD8-conjugating protein UBC12 (similar to Saccharomyces cerevisiae UBC12 (YLR306W); ancestral locus Anc_4.49) — MLKLRQLQEQKKKALENKNKAQPTTTQLSSARIRLQRDLDDLDLPPTVTMNILSSPIDPGSRSPPLLEITAYPDEGFYKGGHFTFKLEFNDAYPIEPPTVICTSKLYHPNIDIDGKVCLNILREDWSPALDVQSIIIGLLFLLLEPNAKDPLNKDAAMMLSTDTARFASLVNRSMAGYSIHGESYDYVL, encoded by the coding sequence atGCTTAAATTACGTCAACTACAggaacaaaagaagaaagcaCTAGAGAATAAAAACAAAGCGCAACCTACAACTACTCAACTATCTTCAGCGAGAATCCGCCTTCAACGGGATTTAGATGATCTCGACTTGCCACCGACTGTCACAATGAACATACTATCATCTCCAATAGATCCAGGAAGTCGTAGCCCCCCATTGCTAGAAATAACAGCTTATCCAGACGAAGGTTTCTACAAAGGAGGCCACTTTACATTCAAGcttgaatttaatgatgCTTACCCAATTGAGCCCCCAACCGTGATATGCACAAGTAAACTATATCATCCCAATATTGATATCGACGGGAAAGTGTgcttaaatattttaagaGAAGATTGGTCACCAGCTTTAGATGTGCAGAGCATAATTATAGGGCTTTTATTTCTCTTATTAGAACCGAATGCCAAAGATCCGTTGAATAAGGATGCTGCAATGATGTTGAGTACAGACACTGCTCGTTTCGCTTCATTGGTGAATCGCTCAATGGCAGGATATTCTATCCATGGAGAGTCTTATGACTATGTCCTCTAA
- the CDA2 gene encoding chitin deacetylase CDA2 (similar to Saccharomyces cerevisiae CDA2 (YLR308W); ancestral locus Anc_4.47): MKSSLILLSFSLAALTVSAGEASDPDVITSKASDIEFVGEQYRQLPFPRWLTEFTGMTRWPDLDPPYIPLDFIDMDKIPDFKPYRQGLCGVNPRDACSFDCDNCIAHDDVYTCPKLSQTFDDGPSPATLRLLNKLKHNTTFFALGINTVNHPDIYRKTMEAGHLMGSHTWSHAYLPSLSNEQIIAQIQWSIWAMNATGHHFPKWFRPPYGGIDNRVRAITRQFGLQAALWNHDTFDWKLVSNDPIRTEEQIYEEVRKWKSQGGGLILEHDGSHRPVDVALNVIDILGPDQMTVAQCVNGPDYIRNF, encoded by the coding sequence ATGAAATCATCACTAATTTTACTCTCCTTTTCTTTGGCTGCTCTTACTGTGTCCGCTGGGGAAGCAAGCGACCCTGATGTCATAACATCAAAAGCTAGTGACATCGAGTTTGTTGGGGAACAGTATAGACAATTACCCTTCCCAAGATGGTTAACAGAATTCACTGGAATGACAAGATGGCCAGATTTAGACCCACCCTATATTCCCTTAGATTTTATTGATATGGATAAAATTCCGGATTTCAAACCTTATCGTCAAGGTCTTTGTGGTGTAAATCCAAGAGATGCATGCTCATTCGATTGTGATAATTGCATTGCTCATGATGATGTTTATACATGTCCAAAGCTTTCTCAAACATTCGACGACGGTCCTTCACCTGCAACATTaagattattaaataaattgaaacataATACAACTTTTTTCGCTTTGGGAATAAATACGGTAAACCACCCCGATATTTATAGGAAAACTATGGAAGCTGGTCATTTAATGGGGTCACATACATGGTCTCATGCATATTTACCAAGTTTATCAAATGAACAAATTATTGCTCAAATTCAATGGTCCATATGGGCAATGAATGCAACAGGACATCATTTCCCCAAATGGTTTCGACCACCTTATGGCGGAATAGATAACAGAGTTAGAGCTATTACAAGACAATTCGGATTACAAGCTGCATTGTGGAATCATGATACTTTCGATTGGAAACTAGTATCAAATGATCCTATCAGGACTGAGGAGCAAATCTATGAAGAGGTGAGAAAATGGAAAAGTCAAGGAGGGGGATTAATCTTGGAACACGATGGTTCACATAGACCTGTGGATGTTGCATTGAATGTAATCGATATTTTAGGACCTGATCAAATGACAGTTGCCCAATGTGTTAATGGTCCTGATTATATACGTAATTTTTGA